The region CCGGTGCGGCGGAGCGCGTCTTCAACCTCCTGGACGAACACCGGGCCATCGTCGATCGCCCCGGCGCGCTTGACCTCGGCCGTTCCGCCGGCCGAGTGGAGTTTCGCAACGTATCCTTCAGTTACGGCGGCGAACCGGTCCTTCAGGACATCTCCCTGGTCGCCGAAAGCAACCGGATGATCGCCCTGGTGGGGCCCTCGGGCGGCGGTAAATCGACCCTGGCGGCCCTGCTCCCCCGCTTCTATGACGTAAGCGAAGGCGCCATCCTCATCGACGGCCGCGACATTCGCGACGTGACCGTTGCCTCGCTCGTCTCCCAGATCGCCCTGGTGGACCAGGAAACGACCCTGTTCAACGAAAGCATCGCCGACAATATCCGCTACGGGAAGCCGGGAGCTCCCCTGGAAGAGGTGATGGCGGCAGCCAAGGCCGCCTTTGCCCATGACTTCATCCTGGAATTGCCCGACGGGTACGATACCAGCATCGGCGACCGGGGACTGCGCCTGTCCGGCGGGCAACGCCAGCGCATCTGCATCGCGCGGGCGCTTCTCAAGAATGCGCCGATCCTGATACTGGACGAGGCCACCAGCGCCCTGGACACGGAGAGCGAGCAGATGGTGCAAAAGGCCCTGGATAACCTGATGGTCAACCGCACCACCTTCGTCATTGCCCACCGGCTCTCCACCATACTGCACGCCGATACCATCATCGTCCTGGAAAAGGGGCGGATTGTGGAACGCGGCTCCCACGAAGACCTGCTGAAAAACAGTAGTCTCTACAGCCGGCTGCACGCCCTGCAATTCAGCGACCGCACCACCGGCGACCCCAGCGCCGAGTCATGAAACGCATCCTCTGGCCCGCTCAGACGGCCCTGTTCTACCTGCTCACCCTGGTTGGGGCGGTCCTCCCCGCGGGCCTCGTCTTCCCCGCCGGAACGGTGGTCGGCGCCGTCATGGCCCGGCTGCTGCCCAAACGGCGGCGCATCGCCATCGACAATATCCGCCAGGCCCTCCCTTTCATGAAGCGGCATCCCGACTGGACCTGCCCCCTGGAAACCCCTGAAGAGATTGCCCGCGAACTATTCCGGCATCTGGGAATTTCCCTGCTTGAAACCTGCCGGCTGTACCACGGCAGGGGGGACGCCATCATCGGCGGCGTCGAGATCAGGGGGCGCGAACATTACGAGCGGGCCCGGGAGCGCCACAAGGGGATCATCTTCGTCACCGGCCATTGCGGCAACTGGGAATTGCTGGCTCTGGCGTTCTCCCGCACGTTCGGCACCTCCATGTCGGTCGTGGCGCGCCGCCAGAACAACCCCTCCCTCAATGCCATGGTGGAAACCATGCGGCTGCATTACAACAACAAGGTCATCTACAAAGATGGCGGCCTGCGGCAGATGCTCGGCGTGCTGAAAAAGGACGGGATCATCGGTATTCTGGGGGACCAGGCGGTTTTTCCCGAGGACGGGACACTGATCGATGTCCTCGGCAGGAAGGCCTGGGCCACCAAGGCCCAGGTCATCATCGGCCGGAAAACCGGGGCACCGCTGGTCCCGGCCTTCATCCATCGTGAAGGCGCAAAGAGCGTCATCACCTTCTATCCTGAATACGAGCTGGGCAGCGACACGTCGGACGAGGGTATCCGGCGCGATGTCCAGGCCTTGTCGCGCTATGTGGAGAACTTTGCCGTTGCGCATCCGGCTGACTGGTATTGGGTGCATCGCCGCTGGAAACGGGCCGGGGAACCGTCATGCTGAACACCAAGCTTCTTGATTTCGGAGTACCGCTTGTGGTGCTGGTGGCGGCAACGGCCCTTATTGCCGTCACCGGGGCCGACCTGAAGGCCGCGACGTTTTTTTACATCAACGGCGCCTGGCCCGTGGGGGATGCCCAACCGTGGCACTTCCTGTACCTCTACGGCCATTATCCCGCCTATATCCTGGGAGGGGCCGCGTTGGCGCTGTACGTGGCAGGCTTTGCCAAGTCGCACTTGGCGACTTTCAGGAAGGGCGCGGCTTTCATGGTGATCCTGCTGCTGTTGGGCCCCGGCCTGCTGGTCAACGCTGCCTTCAAGGATTGCTGGGGCCGCCCCCGGCCGCGGGAGGTCGCCCAGTTCGGCGGGAAACGTGCCTTCCACTCCCCCTGGGAAAGAGGCATTCCGGGCAACGGCAAGTCGTTTCCCTCCGGACACGGCGCCTCGGCCTTTTACCTGGCCATGCCGTATTTTGCCCTGCGCCGCCGCTCCCCGCGGATCGCACGGCGGATATTCGTCCTCGGCATGCTGTACGGCATCGTGATGGGAGTGGCCCGCGTCAGTCAGGGCGGGCATTTCGTCAGCGACATCCTGTGGGCCTGGGGGGTCGTCCACCTCACGGCCGTGGCGCTCTACTACCTGATGGGGCTTGACCGGGAGACCGCTCCCGCCGGCAGGGGGTGACCCCTTCCATGTTCTACGCGGTCTACAACATACTCTCCCTGGTGCTGCTCGTGCCGGTACTCGTCTACCACCTGTACCGCTCCGTCAGCCGCGGCCGGCCGCCGGCCCTGGGGGAACGTTTCGGGCGTATCCCCCGGACGTTGCCCGACATCATTGCCAACCGGCCGGTGATCTGGCTGCACGCCGTGTCGGTGGGGGAAGCCGTTGCCGCCCGGCCGTTGCTCAAGGCCTTGCGCCAGCGCTACCCCGGCCACGCCATCGTGGTTTCCACCACCACCGAGACCGGCCGCGGGGTGGCCTCCGGCTTCCCCGAAAAGGACCTGTGCATCTACTTCCCGTTCGATTTCCTGCCCGCCGTGCGCCGCACCCTGGACGCCGTCAAGCCGAAGTTGGTCATCATCATGGAAACCGAGATCTGGCCCAATTTCAACCGGGAGGCCGCCCGCC is a window of Geobacter sp. FeAm09 DNA encoding:
- a CDS encoding phosphatase PAP2 family protein; the protein is MLNTKLLDFGVPLVVLVAATALIAVTGADLKAATFFYINGAWPVGDAQPWHFLYLYGHYPAYILGGAALALYVAGFAKSHLATFRKGAAFMVILLLLGPGLLVNAAFKDCWGRPRPREVAQFGGKRAFHSPWERGIPGNGKSFPSGHGASAFYLAMPYFALRRRSPRIARRIFVLGMLYGIVMGVARVSQGGHFVSDILWAWGVVHLTAVALYYLMGLDRETAPAGRG
- a CDS encoding lysophospholipid acyltransferase family protein, translated to MKRILWPAQTALFYLLTLVGAVLPAGLVFPAGTVVGAVMARLLPKRRRIAIDNIRQALPFMKRHPDWTCPLETPEEIARELFRHLGISLLETCRLYHGRGDAIIGGVEIRGREHYERARERHKGIIFVTGHCGNWELLALAFSRTFGTSMSVVARRQNNPSLNAMVETMRLHYNNKVIYKDGGLRQMLGVLKKDGIIGILGDQAVFPEDGTLIDVLGRKAWATKAQVIIGRKTGAPLVPAFIHREGAKSVITFYPEYELGSDTSDEGIRRDVQALSRYVENFAVAHPADWYWVHRRWKRAGEPSC